GTTGAGCCATGGCAAAGCGTGTGACCGAATCCATCATGAGGTTGACGCTTAATCCTTGATCACGAAAGTATTCAGCAACAGCTGTAGCCGTCAGTGCACCTTTTACACGCATAAGCGCAGGTTGATCCGATGTTACAACTAATAGGACCGTTTTTTTCATACCTTCTTCTCCAAGGTCCCTCTCAACAAAATCCTTTACCTCGCGTCCACGCTCTCCAATGAGTGCAATAACATTTACATCAGCTGCGGAATATTTTGCAATCATCGCGAGTAATGTACTTTTACCGACACCACTACCGGCGAAGATTCCCATACGTTGACCCTTACCAACACTAAACAGTCCATCGATGACCCTTACGCCTAAACCAAGTCGTTCTGTTATACGAGGCCTGGAGAGTGGGTTTGGTGGAGCTTGTTCGGCAGGAACCCAACTAAATGACTCATCCGGAACGAGCTCTGTCATTGGCCTACCAAGTCCATCGATGACCTGACCGATTAAACCGTGACCAACTGGGATGGTTAGAGGCTGTTCTGTACACTCAACCAGATTACCTGGTGCAATATCGATCGTATCTGAAAAGGGCATGAGCAACACGCTATTTTCTCGGAAGCCAACTACTTCTGCTTGTATTCGTCCATTCCCATCTCTACCTGAGTGAATGACACAAATATCTCCTACAGCAGCCGTTGGACCTGAGGATTCAATGGTTAACCCAACAACTCTTGTAACCTTTCCATACCACTTATGAACAGACATCAAGGGCACTGACTCAAACAGAGCTTGATTAATCATGTGTAAGCTCCTTTTGTTTTTCAAGAAGCTGTTTCTTAATCTCAGCAAGCTGTTGATCCATTGATGTGTGCAGACGACCTTGTTTGGTTTCAATGATGCATTCCTGTTCATCAAGCTGATGATCGGGTATAACAAGTAATTGTGTGGTAGAAGGCAAAACAGTTGTGAGCTCTTGCTTTTGTTCCACCGCAATTTGGTACCATGTTGGATGAACAAACAGCTTTAAGTCTTCATGCTCTCTCGCTTCATAAATTTGTTTCTTTAAAAATTGAATCGTGTTCTGATCAGATTCTAACGCTTGGCCAAGTACTTTCTCAGCTAGTAGGTAGGCAAGTCTGATCATTTGAGGTTCAGCTTGTTTTAGTAGGGTATCTCGCTCTACACTTGCCTGCTCAATAATGGATTGGGCTTCAAGAATTTTATCGCTGTAAGTCGCCCAAACAGACTGCTCACCCTGCTTGTATCCTTCTTCATATCCTTGTTTACGATTTTCTTCAAAAAGTTGTTCAGCCTGCACTGACATTTCTTGTTCCTTACGTTCAAACAACTCTGTTAGTTGTTCTGATTGCAGCTCGGCTTCATCCATCATTTGCTGTGCTTGTTTTTCCATTTCCTGCAGTCTCTTTTCAGCCATCAATTGTTCTGAAGGATGTTCCTCATCAGTTAACGTCTGTTCCGACTGCTGATGAGGACTATACAATGGTTTTATCGCAATCATTCTCTTTGGCTGCGTATTGGATTCAGTATGAGATTTAATAATCCTAGACAAGGACGTCATCCCCTCCGCCTCTGGCCACGACAATCTCACCAGATTCTTCGAGCTTACGGATCACTGCCACAATACGAGATTGTGCTTCTTCTACATCACGTAAACGTACTGGACCTTTATATTCCATCTCATCACGGAATGCATCAGCCATTCGTTGTGACATATTGCTAAAGACAATTTCTTTTACTTCTTCGCTTGCTACTTTCAGTGACAACTGTAGATCTTCATTTTCAACATCACGAATAATGCGTTGAATGGAACGATTATCCAATGTGACGATGTCTTCAAAGACAAACATTCTCTTCTTAATTTCTTCAGCCAACTCCGGATCTTGAATCTCGAGTGCATCTAAAATGGTACGTTCAGTTGATCGATCAACCCCATTTAGAACTTCAACAACTGCTTCCACACCGCCAGCTTCTGTATAATCTTGAGTAACAGACTGGGAGAGCTTTTCTTCTAATATCATCTCAACCTGACTGACAATCTCAGGAGATGTACTATCCATTATCGCAATACGTCTTGCAACGTCTGCCTGTACTTCTTGTGGCAGCTCCGATAAGATTTGTCCTGCTTGTGATGAATCCAAATAAGAAAGGATTAAGGCAATCGTCTGCGGGTGTTCATGTTGTATAAAGTTAAGAATCTGATTTGGATCAGCTTTTCTAGCGAAATCAAACGGTCTAACTTGCAAAGTAGAAGTAAGTCGATTAATAATCTGCATCGCACTTTCTTCTCCAAGCGCCTTTTCTAAGATGCTTTTGGCATAACCAATTCCACCCTGTGAAATGTAATCTTGAGCCATCACAATATGGTGAAATTGTTCAAGCACCTCATCTTTTACAGAGCTTTCTACTTTCCGGATATTTGATATCTCTAGAGATAGTTGTTCAATTTCTTCTTCCGTTAAATGCTTATAAATTTGAGCAGAGACATCGGGACCAAGAGAGATAAGTAATACAGCTGCTTTCTGCCTGCCCGTTAGTTCTTTATTTGAAGCTCTTGCCACCTTCTCTGCCTCCTTTAATCTTCAGCTAACCAAGAACGTAACAGCTTAGAGAACTCTTCTGGTCTCTCCTTAGCCATACTTTCTAGTTGCTTACGTTTTTCATGTGCAGGTCCGCTACCTTCAGATGGCAGATCCGGAATCTCTGGTTTGGATGCTACCTCGCTATCGATTTCAAGCTCTTCCACTGTCTCTTCAAGCTCTACTTGTTTTTTACTTCTAGCCAATATGATAACAAGCACGATAACAACAAGCAGCAACACTCCTGCTAATGCATACAGCCATGTAGGTATAGCCTGACCAATCTCAGTATCAGCTTGGACTGTTTTGCCAGCAAACTGATGAGAGGTAACGACGATTTTAGAATTCACTTCATCCTGGGTTAATTGCTCACCATTCACCTCAGGTAATGTTGTCCGCACAATTGTCCCTAAAATTTGTTGTATATCCGCAATTTGCTGAGCCGGAATTGTATCCATGCCTTCAGGTGGCTCTAGCATTACTTGTAGTCCAACATTTCGAATTTGATAGGGGCTTTCCGTAATTTCACGATTGATCCGATTGACTTCATTGTTGATTCGATCCTCAGTACGTTCCCATTCTGAGTTTTCGTTCCCTTCACCTTCAACATAGTTTGGAATTCCTTCTCCTGTACCAGCAGTTCCTCCTTCCGGAACCGTACCTTCTCCCGTATAGGCTTCAGCAATTCGTTCTACACTGACAGCAATACCTTCCATATTCTCTTCATCAACTGGTTCCACAAGTTGTTCTGTGCGATTCTCTTGTGTGAAATCTATATCAGTTGTTACAGAGATGAGGACTTTATCAGGTCCTATCATTGTTCCAAGCATTTGTTGAAGATTACGTGTCATGTCTTGCTCAATTTCTCTTTGTATCCCACGCTGTTGCTCAAAAGCCGCTAGTGTTGAATCACCATACGAATTACTTTCGTATGTGTAATTATTAAAGTTTTGATCAGATATTACGATATTTTCTATAGGTAAATTAGGTACACTTTTAGAAATTAAATGATAAAGTCCTTTTACACGATCAGGGTCAAGCTGAGTTCCTAGTTTTAGGTCTAGAACAACAGCAGCTGTTGCTGATTCTTGCGAGGAGTTTAACCAAACACTTTCTTCTGGCAATGTGATGATTACATTGGCATTTTGAACGCCCTCAATATTTTTGATGAGGTTTGAGATTTCTGTCTGCATGGCAGCTCGTTCCATAACAGAAAATTCATTATCCGTCATCCCGAAGCCTGATGAATCGGAAAATACCGTATAATCGATACTTCCACTTTGAGGAATGCCTTCAGCTGCTAATTCAACTTTTAACGAATCAACCTGACTTTCTGGCACCTCGATCGTCATGCCATCTTTAGAAACTCTAGAAGAAATCCCTTTAGAATCAAGCGTCTCCTTAATTTGTCCCGTTTCTTGTAATGAAAGCTGACTGTAGAGTGGCACGTATGTTTGTCGTGTGCTGAAATATGTAAGTGCCACAATCATAAAAACGATGAGAATAAACCCAATAATGAGCCAACGCTTTTGACCAGGTTCTCTCTCTGTCCAATATGTTTGTATTCCATTTTTATATCTTGCTATTGTCTCGTTCATGCGACCTCCTGGCACCCTTGCAATAATCTTTTTTTAAAATGATGAGATTAAACCTGCATTCTCATCATTTCTTGATAGGCTTCCACAACTTTATTACGAATTTCTATGGTTGCTTGCAAGGAAACGGAGGCTTTTTGGCCCGTTATCATCACATCATGAAGTTCAACCGGTTTTCCGAGCGCAAGATCCTCTGTTTTTTTACTCGATTCATTTTGCATAGAATTCACTTCGGAGAGCGCATGACTTAGTAGAGACTTGAAGCTTTCCTGTGCCTCCCCAGATGAAATAGGTTCAGACTGGAGCTTTGCAGTTTGTATTGGTTTAAACGGACTTTGTAACGAAATTGGATCCATCTCGATGCCTCCTATTTACCGATTTCTAGTGTTTTGAGTAGCATATTTTTGGACGCATTTAGGGCTGTCACATTCGCTTCATAGGAACGTGTTGCCCCCATTAAATCAACCATTTCTCTTAATGGGTCAACATTTGGCATTTGCACAAATCCATCTTCATTAGCATCAGGATGTTCAGGTTGGTAAACCAGCTTAAATGGTGTTGTGTCTTGTTCAATTGCAGATACCTTTACTCCACCTAACTCTTTGTTTAAATAGGATTGAAAACTGTGGTTCGATTGGTTTGGAGTTAAGGAGACCATTTTCCGACGATAAGGTTGCCATTCTCCATCAACAAGCTGACCTCTTGTCGTTTCCGCATTTGCCATATTTGATGAAACCACATCCATACGTAGACGTTGTGCCGTTAATGCAGAGGCGCTTGCGTTAAATCCACTAAACATCGACATCTTTATTTACCTCCTCTTATCACTGATTGTAGAGAAGAAAATCGACCATTCAGCCTTTCAATCAATGCGTTGTATTGAATTTGATTTTCAGCGAGATTAGCCATTTCTTTATCAATATCAACACCATTACCGTTGTGATGATATCTCCCTTTTAACCCATCTAATTTAGAAGAACTAGATTGAGTACCTTGAAAGTCCACATGTTCTGCTTGTGTTTTATAGGCTGAGAAATTTGAGCCGTTTAATTCATTCTTTAATGATTGTGAAAACGGCAACTGTTTAGCCTTGTAACCAGGTGTATCCGCATTTGCGATATTATCAGCGATAAGTGATTGCTTTTGCTGCGCTTGGTTCAAACCTAGTTCAATAGACCGAAATGATGCACCAGAAAAAAGATCCATGACAATACTCCCTTCCAAACAAACAAAATCGACATAATTCTTCAATAATCCTGAAACTTTATCACTAGTTATAAGCAAATTGTACTTAAATTTAGTACCATTGTCTAACTAAGTTTATGAGATACACAGTATTTACTAATTAATACCCATTAAAATATACCTATATAGTTACTATAATTTGTTATAATTTCAAACTGATCGAATGAAGTCGCTTACATATCTAAATTTTAATCCTTAAATCCGTAAAAATACCTATACATCTACTAGAAGGTGGTCAATAATCTGATAGAATTAGATTTAATTTAAAGGAACATACAAAAAGACCCTCCTAAAGGCGGAGAGTCTTTTCTCATAGATCTTTTTATTTTGCTTTCATACGTTCTAATTCATTAAGGAACTTATCATTTAATACTTTAATATACGTCCCTTTCATTCCAAGTGAACGTGATTCAATAACGCCTGCACTTTCTAACTTACGGAGTGCATTTACAATGACTGAACGTGTGATTCCAACTCGATCAGCAACCTTACTCGCTACAAGTAATCCTTCTCTGCCATCAAGCTCTTCAAAGATATGTTCTACCGCTTCTAGTTCACTGTAAGAAAGTGAGCTAATCGCCATTTGTACAACAGCTTTGCTTCTAGCTTCTTCTTCAATTTCCTGAGTTTTTTCATGAAGGATCTCCATACCTACAACCGTTGCACCGTACTCAGCAAGAATAAGATCATCATCATTAAACGTGTTATTGAGACGAGAAAGGATTAATGTACCAAGACGTTGTCCTCCGCCTTTAATCGGAACAATTGTTGTCAGTCCTGATTTAAATAGATCTTTATTCTCAACAGGGAAAGCTGTAAATTCACTTTCAATATCAATGTTTGCAGAAGTCTCATCTACTTTAAAAAGTCCTTCCGTATATTCCAATGGAAATTGCTTTTCTTCAAACATTTTTTTCATACGATCATTTTCAATCTCTTCCTGAACGGACAAGCCAAGTAGGCGTCCGCGGCGACTAAGCACATATACATTAGAACCAATTGTTTCCGCTAGCGTTTGGGCCATGTCACGGAAGCTCACATGCTGTCCACTTGACTTTTGCAACATATCGTTAATTTTTCTTGACCTAGTTAATAAATCCATTTTCTAATCTCCTCCAAAATATCCATTCGTTTATAATATAAATTGACTTAAATCTTTGTTTTTTGCAATTGAGGCCAGTTTCTCTTCTACATACTCAGATGTAATCGTGATTTCTTCCATCGTGATGTCTGGAGCTTCGTATGACAGGTCCTCTAGTAATCGTTCAAGCAATGTATGCAATCTTCTCGCACCAATATTTTCAGTCTCCTGATTAACCTCAGCTGCGATCACAGCAATCTTACGTACAGCATCGTCTGTAAATGTAATTTTAATACCTTCCGTCTGAAGCAACGCCTGATATTGTTTTAATAAAGCATTATCAGGTTCAAGTAGGATACGCACAAAGTCATCAACAGACAAATTAGACAGTTCAACTCTAATTGGGAATCGCCCTTGCAGTTCAGGAATAAGATCAGATGGTTTTGACATATGGAAAGCGCCTGCACCAATAAATAAAATATGGTCCGTTTTGACTGCGCCATGTTTGGTTACGACTGTGGAACCTTCTACAATCGGAAGGATGTCACGTTGAACGCCTTCTCTAGATACATCGGCAGATTGCTGACTTTTTCAGCCACTTTGTCAATTTCATCGATAAAAATAATACCTAGCTGTTCAGCACGGTTAATGGCCTCTTGATTAACTTCATCCATATCAATTAATTTTTGAGCTTCCTCTTCAATTAATACTTTTCTAGCATCTGATACGGGAAGTTTACGTTTCTTTTTCTTTTTAGGCATTAGATTTCCGAACATCTCTTGCATGTTCATACCCATTTGTTCCATGCCAGCTCCTTGAAACATATCCGACATCTGCTGACTTTGTTCTGAAACCTCAATGGTAACCATTCGGTCCTCTAATTCACCAAGAGCAAGCTTGTGAGCCATTTTTCTTTTAAGTTCCTTTTGAGAAAGCTCTTCTTCCGGCTCACTCTCTTCTTCATTTGACTCATCGTTAGAAAATAACATCTCAAATGGATTTTTGTTTGATGATTTTCTTTTGCCTGAAGGTACAAGTAAGTCAACAATACGTTTATTTGCTAATTCTTCCGCAGGTCCACGAACCGTTAACAAGCGTTCTTCTTTAATCATTCGTACGCTTGTATCTACAAGATCTCGAACCATGGATTCAACATCACGACCGACATACCCAACTTCAGTAAACTTTGTTGCCTCTACTTTAGCAAAAGGTGCACCCACTAGTTTTGCAAGCCTGCGAGCAATCTCCGTTTTACCTACTCCAGTTGGTCCAATCATCAAAATATTCTTAGGCGTAATTTCATCTTTTAGTTTATCATCAAGCATGCTGCGCCGATATCTGTTACGCAAAGCAATCGCAACTGATTTTTTTGCTCCCTCTTGCCCGACTATGTATTGATTTAGTCGGTTTACGATATCTTTTGGCGTTAATGAGTCCTTCATATCAGCTCATCTCCCTTCAGCTTAAGCAAGCTCCTCTATAACCAACTGATCATTTGTATAAACGCAAATGTCTCCTGCTGTTTCCAAGGCTGCCTTTGCAATTTCTAATGCACTTAATGAAGGTGCATGTTTCTTTAAGGCTCTGCCCGCAGCAAGCGCATAATTGCCCCCTGAGCCAATAGCAAGAATGCCATCATCTGGTTCAATGACCTCTCCTGTGCCTGATACTAAAAGGATTTGGCTTTTATCCATAACGATAATCATGGCCTCTAGCTTTCGTAACACTTTGTCACTGCGCCATTCTTTTGCCAGTTCAACAGAAGCACGTTGAAGATTACCATTGTATTCTTCAAGCTTACTTTCAAACTTCTCAAATAGTGTAAAAGCATCTGCAACTGAACCAGCAAACCCTGCAAGTACTTTTCCACCATAAATTCGGCGTACCTTTTTAGCTGTATGCTTCATCACAACTGCATTACCAAAGGTTACTTGACCATCTCCTGACATGGCGCTTTTGCCATCATGTTGAACAGCAAAAATAGTGGTTGCATGAAATGATTGATCCATGCTCTGGCCTCCTCTCACAGATTTATGCACGTGGGTGATGATTCATATA
The nucleotide sequence above comes from Alkalicoccobacillus plakortidis. Encoded proteins:
- the flgB gene encoding flagellar basal body rod protein FlgB; this encodes MDLFSGASFRSIELGLNQAQQKQSLIADNIANADTPGYKAKQLPFSQSLKNELNGSNFSAYKTQAEHVDFQGTQSSSSKLDGLKGRYHHNGNGVDIDKEMANLAENQIQYNALIERLNGRFSSLQSVIRGGK
- the codY gene encoding GTP-sensing pleiotropic transcriptional regulator CodY, producing MDLLTRSRKINDMLQKSSGQHVSFRDMAQTLAETIGSNVYVLSRRGRLLGLSVQEEIENDRMKKMFEEKQFPLEYTEGLFKVDETSANIDIESEFTAFPVENKDLFKSGLTTIVPIKGGGQRLGTLILSRLNNTFNDDDLILAEYGATVVGMEILHEKTQEIEEEARSKAVVQMAISSLSYSELEAVEHIFEELDGREGLLVASKVADRVGITRSVIVNALRKLESAGVIESRSLGMKGTYIKVLNDKFLNELERMKAK
- the fliE gene encoding flagellar hook-basal body complex protein FliE, which gives rise to MDPISLQSPFKPIQTAKLQSEPISSGEAQESFKSLLSHALSEVNSMQNESSKKTEDLALGKPVELHDVMITGQKASVSLQATIEIRNKVVEAYQEMMRMQV
- the hslV gene encoding ATP-dependent protease subunit HslV, whose translation is MDQSFHATTIFAVQHDGKSAMSGDGQVTFGNAVVMKHTAKKVRRIYGGKVLAGFAGSVADAFTLFEKFESKLEEYNGNLQRASVELAKEWRSDKVLRKLEAMIIVMDKSQILLVSGTGEVIEPDDGILAIGSGGNYALAAGRALKKHAPSLSALEIAKAALETAGDICVYTNDQLVIEELA
- the fliF gene encoding flagellar basal-body MS-ring/collar protein FliF — encoded protein: MNETIARYKNGIQTYWTEREPGQKRWLIIGFILIVFMIVALTYFSTRQTYVPLYSQLSLQETGQIKETLDSKGISSRVSKDGMTIEVPESQVDSLKVELAAEGIPQSGSIDYTVFSDSSGFGMTDNEFSVMERAAMQTEISNLIKNIEGVQNANVIITLPEESVWLNSSQESATAAVVLDLKLGTQLDPDRVKGLYHLISKSVPNLPIENIVISDQNFNNYTYESNSYGDSTLAAFEQQRGIQREIEQDMTRNLQQMLGTMIGPDKVLISVTTDIDFTQENRTEQLVEPVDEENMEGIAVSVERIAEAYTGEGTVPEGGTAGTGEGIPNYVEGEGNENSEWERTEDRINNEVNRINREITESPYQIRNVGLQVMLEPPEGMDTIPAQQIADIQQILGTIVRTTLPEVNGEQLTQDEVNSKIVVTSHQFAGKTVQADTEIGQAIPTWLYALAGVLLLVVIVLVIILARSKKQVELEETVEELEIDSEVASKPEIPDLPSEGSGPAHEKRKQLESMAKERPEEFSKLLRSWLAED
- the fliH gene encoding flagellar assembly protein FliH; translation: MSRIIKSHTESNTQPKRMIAIKPLYSPHQQSEQTLTDEEHPSEQLMAEKRLQEMEKQAQQMMDEAELQSEQLTELFERKEQEMSVQAEQLFEENRKQGYEEGYKQGEQSVWATYSDKILEAQSIIEQASVERDTLLKQAEPQMIRLAYLLAEKVLGQALESDQNTIQFLKKQIYEAREHEDLKLFVHPTWYQIAVEQKQELTTVLPSTTQLLVIPDHQLDEQECIIETKQGRLHTSMDQQLAEIKKQLLEKQKELTHD
- the fliG gene encoding flagellar motor switch protein FliG, translating into MARASNKELTGRQKAAVLLISLGPDVSAQIYKHLTEEEIEQLSLEISNIRKVESSVKDEVLEQFHHIVMAQDYISQGGIGYAKSILEKALGEESAMQIINRLTSTLQVRPFDFARKADPNQILNFIQHEHPQTIALILSYLDSSQAGQILSELPQEVQADVARRIAIMDSTSPEIVSQVEMILEEKLSQSVTQDYTEAGGVEAVVEVLNGVDRSTERTILDALEIQDPELAEEIKKRMFVFEDIVTLDNRSIQRIIRDVENEDLQLSLKVASEEVKEIVFSNMSQRMADAFRDEMEYKGPVRLRDVEEAQSRIVAVIRKLEESGEIVVARGGGDDVLV
- the flgC gene encoding flagellar basal body rod protein FlgC is translated as MFSGFNASASALTAQRLRMDVVSSNMANAETTRGQLVDGEWQPYRRKMVSLTPNQSNHSFQSYLNKELGGVKVSAIEQDTTPFKLVYQPEHPDANEDGFVQMPNVDPLREMVDLMGATRSYEANVTALNASKNMLLKTLEIGK